Proteins encoded by one window of Rutidosis leptorrhynchoides isolate AG116_Rl617_1_P2 chromosome 7, CSIRO_AGI_Rlap_v1, whole genome shotgun sequence:
- the LOC139859373 gene encoding uncharacterized protein, producing MPAPILAPWELYTDGACSAAGEGAGVILTGPDGEEHTYALQFNFAITNNEAEYEALLAGQNKKAGALSKLAALAFDHLGKRVLIEELHAKSNVMMPLVAPVEESSSTWMTPIIAFLRDGTLPADSVDAKKVRTKAPMYALEGDVLYRRNYLGPHLRCIGPNEAEEILQA from the exons ATGCCTGCACCAATTTTGgcaccatgggagttatacaccgatggtgcctgtAGTGCAGCTGGCGAGGGTGCAGGGGTAATTTTAACTggcccggatggcgaagagcatacatatgcgctgcAGTTTAATTTTGCTATTACAAATAACGAAGCAGAATAcgaggctttgttagcag GGCAAAATAAAAAGGCGggtgcgcttagcaaattggctgcattggcctttgatcatctggggaaaagAGTTCTCATAGAAGAACTGCATGCAAAATCCaatgttatgatgcctttagtggcacctgttgaggaatccagctcaacgtgGATGACACCCATCATTGCTTTTCTGCGAGATGGCACATTGCCCGCGGACTCAGTTGACGCAAAGAAAGTTCGTACCAAGGCACCAATGTATGCCCtcgagggtgacgtcctatatcgaagaAATTATTTAGGACCGcatttaaggtgcattggcccaAATGAAGCAGAGGAG ATACTGCAAGCATAG